In Nonomuraea sp. NBC_00507, the following are encoded in one genomic region:
- a CDS encoding DUF1116 domain-containing protein, with amino-acid sequence MSPLSAPSNVITVGAGLLDEALAAQAVPTTPVDWRPPLPGTAGALVTVLADPRRQAANELAASRLTSARPYLAGVRRASEVLAEGTFLHAGPPITWERASGPMRGALIGAMLLEGLAGDEHDAAAKLAAGEITLRPCHEHGAVGPMAGVVSPSMWVFEVRDEEHGGTAYCSLNEGLGKVLRYGAYGPEVLDRLRWMDTVLGPALAATLERTGPIDLRSLIAQALQMGDELHNRNRAATSLLLRELAPAVVEAAPAHAAEVLRFINGNDHFFLNAGMAAAKVSTDAARDIPGSTMVVAMARNGTDFGVQVSGLGGRWFTGPAGVPDGLYLGSYGPGDANPDIGDSTITETSGLGGFAMAASPAIVRFVGGEVADAVRATRSMYEITLAEHPAYQIPGLGFRGTPVGIDVTLVARTGLLPVVNTGIAGRVAGTGQVGAGLVKPPPEAFTSALQALAGAVSDPFDE; translated from the coding sequence ATGAGCCCACTGTCCGCCCCGTCCAACGTGATCACGGTCGGCGCGGGGCTGCTCGACGAGGCGCTGGCCGCGCAGGCCGTGCCGACGACCCCGGTGGACTGGCGCCCGCCCCTGCCCGGCACCGCGGGGGCGCTGGTCACGGTGCTGGCCGACCCGCGCAGGCAGGCCGCCAACGAGCTGGCCGCGAGCCGGCTCACCTCCGCGCGGCCGTACCTGGCGGGGGTGCGGCGGGCGTCGGAGGTGCTGGCCGAGGGCACCTTCCTGCACGCCGGGCCGCCGATCACGTGGGAGCGGGCCTCGGGGCCGATGCGCGGCGCGCTGATCGGCGCGATGTTGCTGGAGGGCCTGGCGGGCGACGAGCACGACGCGGCCGCCAAGCTGGCGGCCGGCGAGATCACGCTGCGGCCGTGCCACGAGCACGGCGCCGTGGGGCCCATGGCGGGTGTGGTGAGCCCGTCGATGTGGGTGTTCGAGGTACGCGACGAGGAGCACGGCGGCACCGCCTACTGCTCGCTGAACGAGGGCCTGGGCAAGGTCCTCAGGTACGGCGCGTACGGACCCGAGGTCCTCGACCGGCTGCGCTGGATGGACACCGTGCTCGGCCCCGCGCTGGCCGCGACGCTGGAGCGGACCGGCCCGATCGACCTGCGCTCGCTGATCGCGCAGGCCCTGCAGATGGGCGACGAGCTGCACAACCGCAACCGGGCCGCCACTTCGCTGCTGCTGCGCGAGCTGGCCCCGGCCGTGGTCGAGGCGGCCCCCGCGCACGCCGCGGAGGTGCTGCGCTTCATCAACGGCAACGACCACTTCTTCCTGAACGCCGGCATGGCCGCGGCCAAGGTCAGCACGGACGCGGCTCGCGACATCCCCGGCTCGACCATGGTCGTCGCCATGGCCAGGAACGGCACCGACTTCGGCGTCCAGGTGTCGGGGCTCGGCGGGCGCTGGTTCACCGGTCCCGCCGGGGTGCCCGACGGGCTCTACCTGGGCTCGTACGGCCCCGGCGACGCCAACCCCGACATCGGCGACTCCACGATCACCGAGACGTCGGGGCTGGGCGGGTTCGCGATGGCGGCCTCCCCGGCCATCGTGCGGTTCGTGGGCGGCGAGGTGGCCGACGCGGTGCGGGCCACCCGCTCCATGTACGAGATCACGCTCGCCGAGCACCCCGCCTACCAGATCCCGGGCCTCGGCTTCCGCGGCACGCCGGTCGGCATCGACGTCACGCTCGTGGCCAGGACGGGCCTGCTGCCGGTGGTCAACACCGGCATCGCGGGCCGGGTCGCGGGAACGGGCCAAGTGGGAGCGGGCCTGGTCAAGCCGCCCCCCGAGGCTTTCACGAGCGCATTGCAGGCCCTGGCCGGCGCAGTAAGTGATCCATTTGATGAGTGA
- a CDS encoding FdrA family protein, translated as MSAEVVLVRKGAYYDSVQLMRVSRALADTPGVEAAMVAMATDLNVAVIRDLGFTVPEAGPGDLLIAVRAHDTRAAVAEADRQLTTLQRPGTATEQPPLTTGSAAARGPADLVLVSVPGEHAFCEAYDAVLAGLPVMIFSDGVPVAQERRLKELAEQRDVLVMGPDCGTASIGGVGLGFANVLAPGPVGVVAASGTGAQQVTSLLDWAGAGISHILGVGGRDLSAAVGGLSTLRALRMLDEDPATELIVLISKPPAHEVARRVEEAVAGLRTPVVSALLPADLTEAAEQTLRTLGRPVPEWPSWPGALRETSGKTLKGVYAGGTLSMEAAALAGQGDFVDYGDDAYTRGRAHPMIDPTLRVEALSRARETDVVLMDVVLGHGADPDPAASLVPAIAHTPATVVVALVGTLGDPQDLHRQAAALRAAGAAVFLSNAQAARHSRSLI; from the coding sequence GTGAGCGCAGAGGTGGTGCTGGTCCGTAAGGGGGCGTACTACGACTCGGTCCAGCTCATGCGGGTCAGCCGGGCGCTGGCGGACACGCCGGGCGTCGAGGCGGCCATGGTCGCCATGGCGACGGACCTCAACGTCGCCGTCATCAGGGACCTCGGCTTCACCGTCCCCGAGGCCGGTCCCGGCGACCTGCTGATCGCCGTCAGGGCGCACGACACCCGGGCGGCCGTCGCCGAGGCCGACCGGCAGCTGACCACGCTCCAGCGTCCTGGGACCGCGACCGAGCAGCCGCCGCTGACCACCGGCTCGGCTGCCGCCAGGGGCCCGGCCGATCTGGTCCTGGTCTCGGTGCCGGGCGAGCACGCGTTCTGCGAGGCGTACGACGCCGTCCTGGCCGGCCTGCCCGTCATGATCTTCAGCGACGGCGTGCCCGTCGCGCAGGAGCGGCGGCTGAAGGAGCTGGCGGAGCAGCGGGACGTCCTGGTGATGGGCCCGGACTGCGGCACCGCCTCGATCGGCGGCGTCGGCCTCGGCTTCGCGAACGTCCTCGCCCCTGGCCCCGTCGGCGTGGTGGCCGCCTCGGGCACCGGCGCCCAGCAGGTCACCTCGCTCCTGGACTGGGCTGGCGCGGGCATCAGCCACATCCTGGGGGTGGGCGGCAGGGACCTGTCGGCCGCGGTCGGCGGCCTGTCGACGCTGCGTGCGCTGCGCATGCTCGATGAGGACCCGGCGACCGAGCTGATCGTGCTGATCTCCAAGCCGCCCGCCCACGAGGTGGCGCGCCGCGTGGAGGAGGCCGTGGCAGGGCTGCGTACGCCGGTGGTGTCCGCGTTGCTGCCCGCGGATCTCACGGAGGCGGCGGAGCAGACGCTGCGCACCCTCGGGAGACCCGTGCCCGAGTGGCCGTCCTGGCCGGGCGCCCTGCGAGAGACCTCGGGCAAGACGCTCAAGGGCGTCTACGCCGGCGGCACGCTGAGCATGGAGGCCGCGGCGCTCGCCGGGCAGGGCGACTTCGTCGACTACGGCGACGACGCCTACACCAGGGGACGGGCGCACCCGATGATCGATCCGACCCTGCGCGTGGAGGCGCTGTCCCGGGCCAGGGAGACCGACGTGGTGCTCATGGACGTCGTGCTGGGTCACGGCGCCGACCCCGACCCGGCGGCGTCTCTCGTGCCCGCCATCGCCCATACTCCCGCCACCGTCGTGGTGGCCCTCGTCGGCACCCTGGGCGACCCGCAGGACCTGCACCGCCAGGCCGCCGCGCTGCGGGCGGCGGGCGCGGCCGTGTTCCTGTCCAACGCCCAGGCGGCCCGGCACTCCAGGAGTCTCATATGA
- a CDS encoding DUF2877 domain-containing protein, with translation MTVSTHARRTRIQVTGAASTAVRPLLESPRRPARVLAAFPAGVYLEVRTDLEPSVIAVITGEATRLPNSALLAGPLPHVTVGDEASVGDRTIDVGHLSLRVRRWWDPAPSLGPADRDCLAGAAAILARPAEPRPGLHGNGAVASLAAACAQGWLLGVVTAAEQLIGLGPGLTPSGDDVLAGLLVTLRHVGRATGAERAVWLADWLGATVTFDARTRTTPLSATLLHCAARGEASPEVLAVLRGVTGGQALEPALNRLRRLGHTSGADLAQGVAIGVHAVLALGGQR, from the coding sequence GTGACGGTCAGCACTCACGCGCGGCGTACCCGCATCCAGGTCACGGGCGCGGCCAGCACGGCGGTACGCCCGCTCCTGGAGTCGCCGCGCCGCCCCGCCCGCGTGCTCGCCGCCTTCCCCGCGGGGGTGTATCTGGAGGTCAGGACCGATCTGGAGCCTTCGGTGATCGCCGTCATCACCGGCGAGGCCACCAGGCTGCCGAACTCGGCGCTGCTCGCGGGGCCACTGCCTCATGTCACGGTGGGTGACGAGGCGTCGGTGGGCGACCGCACGATCGACGTGGGGCACCTGAGTTTGCGCGTGCGCCGCTGGTGGGATCCGGCCCCGTCGCTGGGGCCGGCTGATCGCGATTGCCTGGCCGGCGCCGCCGCGATCCTGGCGCGACCCGCCGAGCCGCGGCCCGGCCTGCACGGCAACGGCGCGGTCGCCTCGCTGGCCGCCGCCTGCGCGCAAGGGTGGCTGCTGGGGGTCGTCACGGCGGCCGAGCAGCTCATCGGGCTCGGGCCGGGGCTCACGCCGAGCGGTGACGACGTGCTGGCGGGACTGCTGGTGACGTTGCGGCACGTGGGCAGGGCCACGGGGGCGGAGCGCGCGGTGTGGCTGGCGGACTGGCTGGGGGCGACCGTCACGTTCGACGCGCGCACCCGCACCACTCCCCTGTCGGCCACGCTCCTGCACTGCGCGGCCAGGGGCGAGGCCAGCCCTGAGGTGCTCGCGGTGCTGCGCGGCGTCACCGGCGGCCAGGCGCTCGAACCGGCGCTGAACCGCCTGCGCCGTCTAGGCCATACCTCCGGCGCCGACCTCGCCCAGGGCGTCGCCATCGGCGTGCACGCCGTCCTGGCCCTTGGCGGGCAGCGGTGA
- a CDS encoding PucR family transcriptional regulator translates to MEPPVRLASTGTIIHGVSVEEVLGVSTLAEARLIAGESGLGRIVQRLNVMEVPDILAWVKPHELLLTTGYPLRNTPQSLGRLVADLDERGLAALAIKLGRYVDELPDEMVEQADRLGFPLILLPNGVGFDDILNQVLTDILNRQAAMLARVEEAHRAMVQVVLAGGGLGEVTAEVAQLLDVSVAAVDGAGQVLATAGPADHVAVLRESISREGPPTSPARTSGRGRAFASVPVLAGGHHHGRIVAYSPSAAIRDGDVGILERAATVAALVVTRQEAVNAVESKYRADFLRDVLTGRAGGIERITARARAFGWDLARPVTVLVAELDPDGDERSAQDRLVSCWTAAMRRHDPRGAVAGFSHEVVAVVDASIDATRVAKDAASAFADVPPATFSTGTSRPSPGAETLPEAYSQALKAARVGRQLHGPGAVAHFDQLGVYRLLSLVNDTDELHAFVRETLGPLASDDDAENADLRRTLQVLLETNLNVAETARRLHFHYNTLRYRIGKLERLLGNFTDDPHLRLNLTLALHVLRMRGI, encoded by the coding sequence ATGGAGCCCCCCGTCCGTCTCGCCAGCACCGGAACGATCATTCATGGCGTGTCCGTGGAGGAGGTGCTGGGGGTGTCGACCCTCGCGGAGGCCAGGCTCATCGCCGGGGAGAGCGGGCTCGGGCGCATCGTCCAGCGGCTCAACGTCATGGAGGTCCCCGACATCCTGGCCTGGGTCAAACCCCACGAACTGCTGCTCACCACCGGATATCCGCTACGTAACACGCCGCAGTCGCTCGGCCGGCTCGTGGCCGACCTGGACGAGCGCGGCCTGGCCGCACTGGCGATCAAGCTCGGCCGCTATGTCGACGAGCTGCCCGACGAGATGGTCGAGCAGGCCGACCGGCTCGGTTTCCCGCTCATCCTGCTGCCGAACGGCGTCGGCTTCGACGACATCCTCAACCAGGTGCTGACCGACATACTCAACCGCCAGGCCGCCATGCTGGCCCGCGTCGAGGAGGCGCACCGGGCCATGGTGCAGGTGGTGCTGGCGGGCGGCGGGCTGGGCGAGGTCACCGCCGAGGTGGCGCAGCTGCTCGACGTGTCGGTCGCGGCCGTGGACGGCGCCGGCCAGGTGCTGGCCACCGCCGGTCCGGCCGACCACGTCGCGGTGCTGCGCGAGTCGATCTCCCGCGAGGGCCCGCCGACGTCCCCGGCGCGGACGTCGGGGCGCGGGCGGGCGTTCGCCTCGGTGCCGGTGCTGGCCGGCGGGCACCATCACGGCAGGATCGTCGCCTACAGCCCGTCGGCGGCGATCAGGGACGGCGACGTCGGCATCCTGGAGCGCGCGGCCACCGTCGCCGCGCTCGTCGTCACCCGGCAGGAGGCGGTCAACGCCGTCGAGAGCAAATACCGCGCCGACTTCCTGCGCGACGTGCTCACCGGCCGGGCCGGCGGCATCGAGCGGATCACGGCGCGGGCCAGGGCGTTCGGATGGGATCTGGCGCGGCCGGTGACCGTGCTCGTGGCCGAGCTCGACCCCGACGGCGACGAGCGAAGCGCGCAGGACCGGCTGGTGTCGTGCTGGACGGCGGCCATGAGGCGGCACGACCCGCGGGGGGCGGTGGCCGGGTTCTCGCACGAAGTGGTGGCCGTGGTCGACGCCTCGATCGACGCCACCCGGGTGGCCAAGGACGCGGCCTCGGCGTTCGCCGACGTGCCGCCCGCGACGTTCTCGACCGGCACCTCCCGGCCCAGCCCTGGCGCGGAGACGTTGCCGGAGGCGTACTCGCAGGCGCTGAAGGCGGCCAGGGTGGGCCGTCAGCTGCACGGTCCCGGCGCGGTCGCGCACTTCGACCAGCTGGGCGTCTACCGGCTGCTGTCGCTGGTCAACGACACCGACGAGCTGCACGCGTTCGTCCGCGAGACGCTCGGGCCCCTGGCCTCCGACGACGACGCCGAGAACGCCGACCTGCGGCGCACCCTGCAGGTGCTGCTGGAGACGAACCTCAACGTGGCCGAGACGGCCAGGCGCCTGCACTTCCACTACAACACGCTGCGCTACCGGATCGGCAAGCTGGAGCGGCTGCTCGGCAACTTCACCGACGACCCGCACCTGCGGCTCAACCTGACCCTGGCCCTGCACGTGCTGCGGATGCGGGGCATCTAG
- a CDS encoding RNA-binding S4 domain-containing protein has translation MDLDFELQSDYIPLCDLLKYCGITETGGLAKQLIAEGMVLVDGEVELRKTAKIRAGQVVSGDGFSIHVA, from the coding sequence GTGGACCTGGACTTCGAACTGCAATCCGACTACATCCCGCTGTGCGACCTGCTGAAGTACTGCGGGATCACCGAGACCGGCGGCCTGGCCAAGCAGCTGATCGCCGAGGGCATGGTGCTCGTGGACGGAGAGGTTGAACTCCGCAAAACCGCCAAAATCAGGGCAGGTCAGGTCGTGAGTGGGGACGGATTCTCGATTCACGTCGCGTAG
- a CDS encoding uracil-xanthine permease family protein: MVWGWTRHGDGKHLTPGEVVRPDERLSWPRMVGFGAQHVIAMFGATFVFPIVMGLDPNVAVMMSGVATILFLLIVKGKVPSYLGTSASFVGGVFAIRAAAGGDTAGADAIVTGAILIAGLVLALAGLAIHFLGVEIIHKVFPPVVTGAVVMLIGFGLAFVVADVYWPQDHWIALITMVITFLVIVLFKGFIGRIGVLIGLVTGFLLSWLLDRAAGPITSVLPGQNLRDAAGNPCPVEGTYCVATAFPHDRVNFDQVAQAEWFGLPSFHGPDFRFSAVLLVLPAVIALIAENIGHVKAVGEMTGADVDPYVGRAVVADGMATVVTSAVGGSPTTTYAENIGVMAATRVYSTAAYYIAGVIAIFFGLVPKFGALVAATPGGVLGGVTVILYGMIGLLGAKIWIENRVDFADPVNMVPTGAGIILAIGPVSHFIAGEFILEGIALGTIVVLGGYHLLRAIAGPSLKPARNEAG; encoded by the coding sequence ATGGTGTGGGGTTGGACCAGACACGGTGACGGCAAACACCTGACGCCTGGAGAGGTGGTCAGACCCGACGAGCGCTTGAGCTGGCCCAGAATGGTGGGCTTCGGCGCGCAGCACGTGATCGCGATGTTCGGCGCGACGTTCGTCTTCCCGATCGTCATGGGGCTGGACCCCAACGTCGCCGTGATGATGTCGGGCGTCGCGACGATCCTGTTCCTGCTGATCGTGAAGGGGAAGGTGCCCAGCTACCTGGGCACCAGCGCGTCCTTCGTCGGCGGCGTGTTCGCCATCAGGGCGGCCGCGGGCGGCGACACCGCGGGCGCGGACGCGATCGTGACCGGCGCGATCCTGATCGCCGGGCTCGTGCTGGCGCTGGCAGGGCTCGCCATCCACTTCCTCGGCGTGGAGATCATCCACAAGGTCTTCCCGCCTGTGGTCACCGGCGCGGTGGTGATGCTGATCGGGTTCGGGCTGGCGTTCGTGGTGGCGGACGTCTACTGGCCGCAGGACCACTGGATCGCGCTCATCACCATGGTGATCACGTTCCTGGTGATCGTGTTGTTCAAGGGGTTCATCGGGCGGATCGGCGTGCTGATCGGGCTGGTCACCGGGTTCCTGCTGTCGTGGCTGCTCGACCGGGCGGCCGGGCCGATCACCTCCGTGCTGCCCGGCCAGAACCTGCGGGACGCGGCCGGCAACCCCTGCCCGGTCGAGGGCACGTACTGTGTGGCCACGGCTTTCCCGCACGACCGGGTGAACTTCGACCAGGTGGCCCAGGCCGAGTGGTTCGGGCTGCCGAGCTTCCACGGCCCCGACTTCCGGTTCTCGGCCGTGCTGCTGGTTCTGCCCGCCGTCATTGCGCTCATCGCGGAGAACATCGGGCACGTCAAGGCCGTGGGCGAGATGACGGGCGCGGACGTGGACCCCTACGTCGGGCGCGCGGTGGTGGCCGACGGCATGGCCACGGTGGTGACCAGCGCGGTCGGCGGCTCGCCGACGACGACGTACGCCGAGAACATCGGCGTCATGGCCGCCACCAGGGTCTACTCGACGGCCGCCTACTACATCGCCGGCGTCATCGCGATCTTCTTCGGGCTGGTCCCCAAGTTCGGCGCGCTGGTCGCGGCCACGCCGGGCGGCGTGCTCGGCGGCGTCACCGTCATCCTGTACGGGATGATCGGGCTGCTCGGCGCGAAGATCTGGATCGAGAACCGGGTGGACTTCGCCGACCCGGTCAACATGGTCCCCACCGGCGCGGGCATCATCCTGGCCATCGGGCCTGTCAGCCACTTCATCGCCGGGGAGTTCATCCTGGAGGGCATCGCCCTCGGCACCATCGTGGTGCTGGGCGGCTACCACCTGCTGCGGGCCATCGCCGGGCCGTCGCTCAAGCCGGCCAGGAACGAGGCCGGGTGA
- a CDS encoding FAD binding domain-containing protein, with amino-acid sequence MKPPPFEYHAPRDLGAALRTLAEVRGKVLAGGQSLIPMLNMRLTAPEHLVDINQVASLGGIERTEAGVRIGALARHSEVERAGAHPLLTRALKLVAHPVIRNRGTVVGSLVHADPAAELPAVLAVLGGSVRVARWEGDTRAERDVPAEDFFVGPMESAVQPGELAVSAYFPALGPRTGAAFEEVTRRHGDYALAGVCAVVTLDEDAFVTAAKVACIGVGPVPTVVDVTELSGPSPVQGIDWVVAQLVHDAIEPESDIHASAAYRRHLVRVLAQRALRNAAREAETRGA; translated from the coding sequence GTGAAGCCGCCGCCGTTCGAGTACCACGCCCCGCGCGACCTCGGTGCGGCGTTGCGGACCCTCGCCGAGGTCCGGGGCAAGGTGCTGGCCGGAGGGCAGAGCCTGATCCCGATGCTCAACATGCGGCTGACCGCGCCCGAGCATCTCGTCGACATCAACCAGGTGGCGTCGCTGGGCGGCATCGAGCGCACGGAGGCGGGTGTGCGGATCGGCGCGCTGGCCCGGCACTCCGAGGTGGAGCGGGCCGGGGCGCATCCGCTGCTCACGCGGGCGCTGAAACTGGTCGCCCATCCGGTGATCCGGAACCGGGGGACCGTGGTCGGGAGCCTGGTGCACGCCGACCCGGCCGCGGAGTTGCCCGCCGTACTGGCGGTGCTGGGCGGCTCCGTACGGGTGGCCCGCTGGGAGGGAGACACGCGGGCCGAGCGGGACGTGCCCGCCGAGGACTTCTTCGTCGGTCCCATGGAGTCGGCCGTCCAGCCCGGCGAGCTGGCCGTATCGGCATATTTCCCGGCATTGGGCCCGCGGACCGGGGCCGCTTTCGAGGAGGTGACCCGCAGGCACGGCGACTACGCCCTCGCCGGGGTCTGCGCCGTCGTCACGCTGGACGAGGACGCGTTCGTCACGGCGGCCAAGGTCGCGTGCATCGGAGTCGGGCCGGTGCCGACGGTCGTGGACGTGACAGAGCTGAGCGGGCCGTCTCCCGTCCAGGGGATCGACTGGGTCGTGGCCCAGCTCGTGCATGACGCGATCGAGCCCGAGAGCGACATCCACGCATCGGCCGCCTACCGCAGGCATCTGGTGAGGGTGCTCGCCCAGCGGGCGCTGCGCAACGCGGCAAGGGAGGCGGAGACCCGTGGAGCATGA
- a CDS encoding (2Fe-2S)-binding protein, which translates to MEHEITLVVNGAARRVSVPARRLLSDCLRHDLGLTGTHVGCEHGVCGCCTVLLDGQPVRSCLTFAVTVDSREITTVEGLAGPDGLSPVQRAFAECHGLQCGFCTPGFLCTVTALLAENPAPTEEEVLEGVSGNLCRCTGYQNIVKAVHRAAELLAEEA; encoded by the coding sequence GTGGAGCATGAGATCACGCTCGTCGTGAACGGCGCCGCCAGGCGGGTGAGCGTCCCCGCCCGCCGCCTGCTGTCCGACTGCCTGCGCCACGACCTCGGCCTGACCGGCACCCACGTGGGCTGCGAGCACGGCGTCTGCGGCTGCTGCACCGTGCTGCTCGACGGGCAGCCGGTGCGCTCGTGCCTGACGTTCGCCGTCACCGTGGACAGCCGCGAGATCACCACCGTCGAGGGGCTCGCCGGACCGGACGGCCTCTCACCCGTGCAGCGGGCCTTCGCCGAGTGCCACGGCCTGCAGTGCGGCTTCTGCACGCCGGGGTTCCTCTGCACGGTGACCGCCCTGCTGGCGGAGAACCCGGCGCCGACGGAGGAGGAGGTGCTGGAGGGCGTCTCCGGCAACCTGTGCCGCTGCACCGGCTACCAGAACATCGTCAAGGCCGTTCACCGGGCCGCCGAGCTGCTGGCGGAGGAAGCATGA
- the cutA gene encoding aerobic carbon-monoxide dehydrogenase large subunit, with translation MTTRLFGESVARREDPRLLTGQGRYLDDLGRDALAAAFVRSPHAHARIRDIDVGPALDVPGLVAIYTWEDLPERVGRALPLLIPHPALTHGRTAYPLARDVVRHVGEPVVMVVAADRYAAEDACALIEVDYELLKPVVGLEEAVQGAQLVHEDVPGNIGAHLVQEVAAADGRGAREAIETAPHTLAFRLDIERSASMPLEGRGVYARWDDEDLRVYSSTQTSTSVRMAVAATLGLPLPKVEVIAPDVGGGFGVKIVHPWPEEILVPWAAMTLGRELKWTEDRREHFISSAHERGQVQYVRAGFDDDGRVLGLDVTILHDHGAYTPYGIIVPIVTSTQLLGPYKLGAYRVEFSAVYTNTVQVTPYRGAGRPQGVFCMERTMDKIARYLGKDRTEVRAVNFIQPEEFPYDQRMTFQDGRPLIYDSGNYPEMLRMVKELIGWDDFEPAPGRGIGIGCYVEGTGVGPYEGGHVQVTSDGRVHVSTGLTSQGQGHETVFAQIAASELGVPIERISVVTGDTRRFGYAVGTFASRAAVVSGNAIALACRKVREKALRIAADALEADPSDLQITDGVVHVAGAPTASIPLSTVAVLANPLRYAFDEEAAKATQFSGTASPDRPPVAEGEEPGLEGRDYYSPIRSTFAAGMHAAVVETDPDTAEIKIVRYAVVHDCGRLINPMIVEGQIHGGVAQGVGGALYERMVYDAHGQLVNASFMDFLMPYATEVPRVETAHLETPSPLNPLGIKGAGEAGVIPVSAVIASALEDAEGIEIDRMPISPSELFDLRTAHTR, from the coding sequence ATGACGACGAGGTTGTTCGGGGAGTCCGTAGCGCGCAGGGAGGACCCCAGGCTGCTCACCGGACAGGGCCGCTACCTCGACGACCTGGGGCGTGACGCGCTCGCCGCGGCGTTCGTGCGCTCGCCGCACGCGCACGCCCGCATCCGCGACATCGACGTCGGGCCCGCGCTGGACGTGCCGGGGCTCGTCGCCATCTACACCTGGGAGGACCTGCCCGAGCGGGTGGGCCGGGCGCTGCCCCTCCTCATCCCGCACCCGGCGCTCACCCACGGGCGCACCGCGTACCCGCTGGCCAGGGACGTCGTCCGGCACGTCGGCGAGCCGGTGGTGATGGTCGTGGCCGCCGACAGGTACGCCGCCGAGGACGCCTGCGCGCTCATCGAGGTCGACTACGAGCTCCTCAAGCCGGTCGTCGGCCTGGAGGAGGCCGTCCAGGGCGCCCAACTCGTGCACGAGGACGTGCCCGGCAACATCGGCGCCCACCTCGTCCAGGAGGTCGCCGCCGCCGACGGGCGCGGCGCACGGGAGGCCATTGAGACCGCGCCGCACACCCTGGCCTTCCGGCTCGACATCGAGCGCAGCGCCAGCATGCCGCTGGAAGGACGCGGCGTGTACGCCCGATGGGACGACGAGGACCTGCGCGTCTACTCCAGCACCCAGACTTCCACCAGCGTCCGCATGGCCGTCGCCGCCACGCTCGGCCTGCCGCTGCCGAAGGTCGAGGTGATCGCGCCCGACGTCGGCGGCGGGTTCGGCGTGAAGATCGTGCACCCGTGGCCGGAGGAGATCCTCGTGCCGTGGGCGGCCATGACGCTCGGCCGCGAGCTCAAATGGACCGAGGATCGCAGAGAGCACTTCATCTCCTCCGCGCACGAGCGCGGGCAGGTGCAGTACGTGCGCGCCGGGTTCGACGACGACGGCCGGGTGCTCGGACTGGACGTGACGATCCTGCACGACCACGGCGCCTACACCCCTTATGGGATCATCGTGCCGATCGTCACGTCGACCCAGCTGCTCGGCCCCTACAAGCTCGGGGCGTACCGGGTCGAGTTCAGCGCCGTCTACACCAACACCGTGCAGGTCACCCCCTACCGGGGCGCGGGCCGCCCGCAGGGCGTGTTCTGCATGGAGCGCACCATGGACAAGATCGCCCGGTATCTGGGCAAGGACCGGACCGAGGTGCGGGCGGTCAACTTCATCCAGCCCGAGGAGTTCCCGTACGACCAGCGGATGACGTTCCAGGACGGGCGGCCGCTGATCTACGACAGCGGGAACTATCCCGAGATGCTCCGCATGGTCAAGGAGCTGATCGGCTGGGACGACTTCGAGCCGGCGCCCGGCCGGGGCATCGGGATCGGCTGCTACGTCGAGGGGACCGGGGTCGGGCCGTACGAGGGCGGACACGTGCAGGTGACCTCCGATGGCCGCGTGCACGTGTCCACGGGACTCACCTCCCAAGGCCAGGGGCACGAGACGGTGTTCGCCCAGATCGCCGCCAGCGAGCTGGGCGTGCCCATCGAGCGGATCAGCGTGGTCACCGGCGACACGCGCCGGTTCGGTTACGCGGTCGGCACGTTCGCCTCGCGCGCGGCGGTCGTCAGCGGCAACGCCATCGCCCTGGCCTGCAGGAAAGTACGGGAGAAGGCGCTGCGCATCGCGGCCGACGCCCTCGAGGCCGACCCGTCGGACCTGCAGATCACCGACGGCGTGGTGCACGTGGCGGGCGCGCCCACCGCGTCCATCCCGCTGTCCACGGTCGCCGTGCTGGCCAACCCCCTGCGCTACGCCTTCGACGAGGAGGCCGCCAAGGCCACCCAGTTCTCCGGCACCGCCTCCCCGGACCGGCCGCCGGTGGCCGAGGGCGAGGAGCCGGGGCTGGAGGGGCGCGACTACTACTCGCCGATCAGGTCCACGTTCGCGGCCGGCATGCACGCGGCGGTCGTCGAGACCGACCCGGACACGGCCGAGATCAAGATCGTCCGGTATGCGGTCGTGCACGACTGCGGCCGGCTCATCAACCCGATGATCGTGGAAGGGCAGATCCACGGGGGAGTGGCGCAGGGCGTCGGCGGCGCCCTCTACGAGCGCATGGTGTACGACGCGCACGGGCAGCTCGTCAACGCCTCCTTCATGGACTTCCTCATGCCGTACGCCACCGAGGTCCCCCGCGTCGAGACCGCCCATCTGGAGACACCGTCGCCGCTCAACCCGCTCGGCATCAAGGGCGCCGGCGAGGCCGGGGTCATCCCGGTGTCCGCCGTCATCGCCTCGGCCCTCGAGGACGCCGAGGGCATCGAGATCGACCGCATGCCCATCTCCCCCTCTGAGCTCTTCGACCTGCGTACCGCCCACACCCGATAA